CAACGGCTACGGCGGCCGCAAGCTGGACGGCGACGACGCGGTGGACAAGGGGCTGAGCGTGATCTTTGGCAACGCCCTGGGCAACAACGCCAACAACAGCCCGGGGCTGGTGACGGACAACGTGCCGGACACGAAGGCGGACCTTACGACCTTCCCGTACGTCGCCGCGCCCAACCCCTGATGGAAGGCGCGCCGGGTCGCCGTCTAGAAGGCCGACGCGACCCCCGTGCTCCATCAACGCGCCTCGGCACGGGCACGGATGACGGCGGCGGCTCCGGCGCGCCCACCACGATCAAACACGGCAAGAGAGGAGTGAATAGATGAAGCTTACATGGAGGTCCGCCGCGATGGCGGCGCTGCTTGCGGCCCCCGCGGGGCAGGCAGGGGCGCAGGAGACGATGATGGGAACGCCGCGGGCCAGCCGCTTCGACGTGGGCGTGTACGCGGGTGGCTCGGCGACGAGCCGGTGGTACGAGAGCAGGACGATCACGCTGACCGGTACGGATACGCCTACGGAGAACGACGACCGCCAGGCGTTCAAGCCCGGGTACGCGCCCGCGTTCGGCGCGCACGCCACCTTCTGGGCGACGCCGATGTTCGGCCTCCGCCTGCACGGCGCCTACGTGCCGATGCGGGTGCCGTCGTTGAGCGAAGGGTTCTTCGACCTCTTCAACGAAGCTGGCAACCGGCAGGCGTACGCGCTCAACAGCTACTTCTACGATCTGAACCTGGCGGCGCGCCCGTTCATCCGCAGCGGCAACTGGTACCGCTCCGTCTACCTGTTCGCGGGCGGCGGCGGGCTGACGGTGGATCTGGCCGGCGAGGACCGTCCCGGGTGTGAGCCGGGGACGCTGCTGCAGGCGGCCTGCCTCAGCTACGAGCCGGACCACGCCACCGTGGGCCAGGGCACCGCGGGCGCGGGGATCGACCTCCTGCGCTTCACGGAGATGCTGGGCGTTTTCGGCGAGATCGCGGCGCACGTCTACGACTCGCCGGTGCACGTGGGTGACGGCTTCATCGGCCCCATCCGCCAGCCGACGGGGAGCACGGTGCGCATCGCGGACGACCGCACCGCCGTCACGACGCGTGTGGTGATCGGCCTGAAGGCGATGTTCGGCAACCTCATCGAGGCTCCGATGATGGCGCCGCCCCCGCCCCCGCCGATGCCGATGCCCGAAGCGCCGGTGGTGCAGCCGCTGCCGCCGCCGCCCGTCGTCGAGATGCAGACGATCCAGGTGTGCGTGGTGCAGGACGGCAGCCTGACCAACGTGTCGGCGATGTACAACCCGACGGCCGGCGACACCACGGTCAACGGCCAGCCGTTCGCGACGGCCCACCCGATGGGTGCGCAGTACGCGGGCAACGCCACGTGGTTCATCAACAGCGAGCCCGTGATGTTCCAGGGCCGCCGCTTCGCCAAGTACGGCCTGCCGCGCGTGCTCGGCGTCAACGAGGTCACTCGTGTGGGCGACCACATGGGCGTGCCGGTGTTCGCGGAGATGGGCCAGACGCGTCCGGACGTGATCTACGTCCCGGTCCGTCCTGGCTGCGAGTTCCAGCCGTACCAGGTGGAGAGCAAGACGGGGAGCGTCCGCGGCGAGTAGCACCGCGGTGCTGGAGTGAGCCCGGGCGCGGCGAGGTGCCACGTCCGGGCACGATGGAGAAAGCGGTCCGCCCCACGATGCTGTGGGGCGGACCGCATACCGAAACACGGCGGCGGGGTCCGTCGCGCCCCCCGCAAGGTGATGCACTCGATGAAGACCAGGACCACAGCAGCCGCGATCCTTTTGGCCGGCGCCGCAGCCGGGGGACTCTTCGTCCTCCAGGGAACGCGCGAGGTCGAAGCCGCCCCACCCTCGGCCGAGTCGCTGGCCGTGGAAGGGGAGATCCGCGAAAAGGACATCGCCCTCTATGAGCTGCGGGCGAAGCAGGACCCGTTCAGCGCGCTCGACCGCGCCCGCCTCGCCTCGCTCTACCTGCAGCGCAGCCGCAGCACGGGCGACTTCCAGGACGTCCTGCGCGCCGAGGCCGTGGCCCGCGAGTCGATCGCCCTGCGCGAGGGCCGCAACGCCTCCGCGCGCGTCGCCCTCGCCTCCAGCCTCCTGGCGCAGCACCGCTTCCAGGAAGCGCGCGCCATCGCCGCCGGGCTGGTGAGCGAGGAGCCGCTGCGCCCCTCGTACCGCGCCCTGCTCGGCGAGGTGCAGATGGAGCTGGGCGACTACGCCGCATCGGCCGCGAGCTTCGACACGCTCGCGATGACCCGCAAGACGCTGGCGGTGGCGCCCCGCGCGGCCCGCCTGGAGGAGATCCGCGGCCGCACGCACGAGGCGCGGAAGCTGCTGGCCCAGGCCGCGCACGACGCCCTCGCCCGCGGCGACCTGCCGCGCGAGCAGATGGCGTGGTTCCAGATGCGCCGCGGCGACCTGGAGCTGCGCGCAGGCAAGCTGCGCCAGGCGGAG
The DNA window shown above is from Longimicrobium sp. and carries:
- a CDS encoding tetratricopeptide repeat protein, producing the protein MKTRTTAAAILLAGAAAGGLFVLQGTREVEAAPPSAESLAVEGEIREKDIALYELRAKQDPFSALDRARLASLYLQRSRSTGDFQDVLRAEAVARESIALREGRNASARVALASSLLAQHRFQEARAIAAGLVSEEPLRPSYRALLGEVQMELGDYAASAASFDTLAMTRKTLAVAPRAARLEEIRGRTHEARKLLAQAAHDALARGDLPREQMAWFQMRRGDLELRAGKLRQAERAYRDGLAINPEDHRILAGLARVEVARGRHERALALHERSIAQVLDPVILAEMSEIALAMRDSVRAREYARVAAVAASQESGSMHRAWSLFQLDHGSDPAPIAAEAAADLRTRRDVYGYDLLAWALHRQGRHAEARRAMAGALRMGTRDASLLFHAGMIERALGNDAAAARHLEQALEIHPGFHPRHPATARAVLDSIGG